Proteins encoded within one genomic window of Thermoanaerobaculia bacterium:
- a CDS encoding ParA family protein, with the protein MPIYTVSNQKGGVGKTTTAVNLAAELALLGKKILLVDIDPQANATTGLGFGKDEVHNVFTVLFNKVSIDDAIRETIVQNLYIVPANRDLVSAEINLHDLPDREYRLKTVLDGIQKSYDLIFLDTPPSLGLLTVNALAAADALLIPIQCEYYALEGLSDLVGTVDRVRGSLNPFLELAGIVLTMVDERTNLSQQVADEVRRYFPDRVFQSMIPRNVRLSECPSFGKPISLYDPRCKGAEAYRELALEFLQRRLA; encoded by the coding sequence ATGCCGATCTACACGGTATCCAACCAGAAAGGCGGAGTGGGAAAGACCACGACAGCCGTTAACCTGGCCGCAGAGCTGGCCTTGCTTGGAAAGAAAATTCTTCTCGTCGACATCGATCCGCAGGCTAATGCAACCACGGGCCTGGGGTTTGGCAAGGATGAGGTTCACAACGTCTTCACCGTTCTCTTTAATAAAGTCTCCATCGATGATGCCATACGGGAAACCATTGTGCAGAATCTTTATATCGTACCGGCAAACCGGGATCTGGTTTCGGCAGAGATTAACCTGCATGACCTTCCCGACCGGGAATATCGATTGAAAACCGTTCTTGACGGAATACAAAAATCATACGATCTAATTTTTCTCGATACACCACCCTCTCTCGGTTTGTTAACCGTCAATGCTCTGGCTGCTGCGGACGCACTCCTGATACCGATTCAATGCGAGTATTACGCGTTGGAGGGCCTCTCCGACCTGGTGGGAACCGTAGATCGCGTCCGAGGTTCGCTGAATCCCTTTCTTGAGCTGGCCGGGATCGTTTTGACAATGGTGGATGAAAGGACGAATTTAAGCCAGCAGGTAGCGGATGAGGTGCGAAGATACTTCCCGGACAGGGTTTTTCAATCGATGATTCCCAGAAACGTCCGCCTCAGTGAATGCCCCAGTTTCGGGAAACCCATCAGCCTCTACGATCCGCGCTGTAAGGGTGCGGAAGCCTACCGAGAACTCGCGCTGGAATTTTTACAAAGGAGACTGGCATGA
- a CDS encoding R3H domain-containing nucleic acid-binding protein: MVVKKTFSGKTLDEALEAATRAYRKPREEIEYRVLVEKKSLFGLAKMVTVEVIETEFPPVIRTILNKIIVGMGLSLSYEIDADDESLQIELTGDDLGLVLHRNGELLDAIQTLVIQATKQEDWDQRVVVDADGFREKLRAKLQRMARQTANRVKKEGRPRKLEPLPPHLRKIVHLSLSKSRDVVTHSEGNGYFKQVIISPQDR; encoded by the coding sequence ATGGTTGTCAAAAAAACCTTTTCAGGCAAAACACTGGATGAAGCCCTCGAGGCTGCCACCCGCGCCTATCGCAAACCCAGGGAAGAAATAGAGTACAGGGTTCTTGTAGAGAAAAAGAGTCTATTTGGCCTGGCCAAGATGGTAACCGTCGAAGTTATCGAGACGGAATTTCCGCCTGTCATTCGGACCATTCTGAACAAGATTATTGTTGGCATGGGGCTCAGCCTGAGCTACGAAATCGATGCCGACGACGAAAGCCTTCAGATCGAGCTTACCGGCGACGATCTGGGTCTTGTTCTTCACCGGAACGGAGAGCTTCTTGATGCAATCCAGACTCTCGTGATTCAGGCCACCAAACAGGAAGATTGGGATCAGCGGGTTGTTGTGGATGCCGATGGATTCCGGGAAAAATTGCGGGCAAAACTTCAGCGGATGGCGCGGCAGACGGCGAACCGGGTTAAAAAGGAAGGTCGACCCAGAAAGCTGGAACCCCTTCCACCCCATCTCAGAAAGATCGTTCACCTGTCACTTTCCAAATCCAGGGATGTCGTAACCCACAGTGAGGGCAACGGCTATTTCAAACAGGTCATCATCTCTCCTCAGGACCGGTGA
- a CDS encoding 16S rRNA (guanine(527)-N(7))-methyltransferase RsmG: MSTSDRIKSFARSVGYEPTPFQWESLERYANLVVEWNRAINLVRFRNQEELWIRHILEPLILLPSLHARTFVDIGAGAGFMSIPVAICRPDIDVIGLESAPKRAAFLARVVRELQLPYRLVRDRFERWIPSKTLEDTLVVARAFPSWEKVLPPLLRRSEPGASIALFVGEDWETRVASFLPFWTVSLVMPMPEKTSSFVVFLGNVSRET; this comes from the coding sequence ATGTCTACCTCCGATCGAATTAAGTCCTTTGCCCGGTCTGTCGGATATGAGCCGACTCCTTTTCAGTGGGAATCCCTTGAGCGCTATGCAAATCTGGTCGTTGAATGGAACCGGGCCATCAACCTGGTTCGTTTCAGAAATCAGGAGGAACTGTGGATTCGCCATATTCTGGAACCCCTCATCCTTCTCCCCTCTCTACACGCACGCACGTTTGTCGACATTGGTGCCGGAGCGGGGTTTATGTCGATACCTGTTGCCATCTGCAGACCCGATATCGATGTCATCGGGCTGGAGTCTGCCCCCAAGCGAGCCGCCTTTCTGGCACGCGTAGTGCGGGAACTACAATTGCCTTACAGGCTGGTTCGTGATAGATTTGAACGATGGATTCCATCCAAAACGCTAGAAGATACGCTTGTTGTCGCCCGGGCTTTTCCTTCATGGGAGAAAGTGTTACCACCTCTATTGCGACGTTCGGAACCCGGCGCCTCGATCGCCCTCTTTGTCGGAGAGGACTGGGAAACACGTGTCGCCTCCTTTCTTCCCTTCTGGACCGTGTCTCTTGTGATGCCCATGCCTGAAAAAACCTCATCTTTTGTGGTCTTTCTCGGGAATGTTTCACGTGAAACATGA
- the ruvB gene encoding Holliday junction branch migration DNA helicase RuvB, with product MDKDLLASGRLRDEEVWERTVRPRSLDDFIGQNDIKKNLSVFIQAALKRNETLDHVLFSGPPGLGKTTLAHIIALEMNTTLRLVAGPSVEKAGDLAAILTNLEKGGVLFIDEIHRLHPAVEEILYPAMEDFRLDVIIGQGPAARTMKINLPPFTLVGATTRSGLITSPLHSRFGIVNRLNYYDTEPLTMIVNRTARILGVDLDPDAAIEIAKRGRGTPRIANRLFRRVRDFADVEGEGVVTLSITRTALTSMSVDEFGLDDLDRKIITIIMDRFDGGPVGLKSIAASLGEDPSTLEDVYEPFLVQAGFLARTPRGRVVTPLAYQHLGVKVPPGSQGTLGT from the coding sequence ATGGACAAGGATCTCCTTGCCTCAGGTCGACTCCGTGATGAGGAAGTCTGGGAACGAACGGTACGGCCTCGGAGCCTCGATGATTTCATTGGACAGAATGATATTAAAAAGAACCTTTCGGTCTTTATTCAGGCAGCACTGAAGAGGAATGAGACCCTGGACCACGTTCTTTTTTCTGGACCTCCGGGTCTCGGGAAGACGACACTGGCCCACATTATCGCGCTGGAAATGAACACGACCCTGAGGCTGGTTGCCGGGCCGTCAGTAGAAAAGGCCGGCGATCTTGCTGCAATCCTCACCAACCTCGAAAAGGGAGGGGTTCTCTTTATTGACGAAATTCATCGCCTCCACCCTGCGGTTGAAGAGATCCTGTACCCGGCCATGGAGGACTTCCGCCTCGACGTGATCATCGGACAGGGACCGGCCGCTCGAACCATGAAGATCAATCTTCCGCCCTTTACCCTCGTGGGCGCAACGACGCGATCAGGCTTGATCACGTCGCCTCTCCACTCACGATTTGGCATTGTGAACCGTTTGAATTATTACGACACAGAACCCCTTACGATGATCGTGAACAGGACGGCCCGGATCCTGGGGGTCGATCTCGATCCTGATGCGGCCATCGAGATTGCAAAACGGGGCAGGGGAACACCGCGTATCGCCAATCGCCTTTTCCGGCGCGTCAGGGATTTTGCCGACGTGGAGGGGGAGGGCGTGGTCACTCTTTCCATTACGCGGACCGCGCTCACGAGTATGAGTGTGGATGAATTTGGCCTGGACGACCTGGATCGAAAGATCATCACGATCATCATGGATCGTTTTGACGGCGGTCCCGTGGGTCTGAAGTCGATCGCCGCCTCTCTCGGTGAGGATCCCTCCACCCTGGAAGACGTTTACGAACCCTTTCTTGTTCAGGCTGGGTTCCTGGCCCGTACCCCCAGGGGGCGAGTGGTTACACCCCTGGCCTATCAGCATCTGGGAGTCAAAGTTCCACCGGGAAGCCAGGGAACCCTGGGCACCTGA
- the mnmE gene encoding tRNA uridine-5-carboxymethylaminomethyl(34) synthesis GTPase MnmE, with the protein MRATAISNRSSSLLRTGDPIAASITPPGRSSIAGIRVSGREVVDRLQILLGKELPDHTLVIGALEGIDTVTAVAYHAPRSYTGEDVVELFCHGNPLVVRLILSRLYSAGFRPAEPGEFSIRAVLHGKMDLLQAEGVAMVIDAGEESTLAQASRTLEGKFSHEIRALREMVVDLLGEVQAVIEFPEDDLPLNRQSLIRTMEVVLQKAQNLLASSRNLNAKPGITITIAGPPNVGKSTLFNALLGWERAIVHTEPGTTRDHLEENLEIRGVPVTLQDTAGVREALDTVEGEGVRRTKNLLEGSDAVLFVVDSTVWTPETEALWESLLPSKKLLIWNKVDLSAPPESVAGISLAASALQRIGIEAVQEKISSWIEDLVETWSQYTYALNQRQKQALETFVARLNDAIEGVDSNRGEEEIAFLIQEGVDPLSALLGEITPDEVFQRVFSTFCIGK; encoded by the coding sequence GTGAGGGCAACGGCTATTTCAAACAGGTCATCATCTCTCCTCAGGACCGGTGACCCCATTGCTGCTTCGATAACGCCTCCGGGACGATCGAGTATCGCCGGAATTCGCGTTTCAGGTCGGGAGGTTGTGGACCGTCTTCAGATCCTTCTGGGAAAAGAGCTCCCGGACCATACCCTTGTAATTGGTGCCCTGGAGGGAATCGATACCGTCACAGCCGTGGCGTACCATGCTCCCCGGTCCTATACCGGAGAAGACGTTGTAGAACTGTTCTGCCACGGGAACCCTCTGGTCGTTCGACTGATTTTATCGCGACTTTACTCCGCCGGGTTTCGTCCTGCGGAACCGGGGGAATTCTCTATTCGGGCTGTTCTTCATGGAAAGATGGACCTCCTTCAGGCAGAAGGCGTCGCCATGGTGATCGATGCAGGAGAGGAATCGACCCTTGCGCAGGCATCTCGAACGCTGGAGGGAAAATTTTCTCATGAAATCAGGGCCTTGCGGGAAATGGTCGTGGATCTCCTCGGTGAGGTCCAGGCTGTCATCGAATTTCCGGAGGATGATCTTCCGCTGAATCGCCAGTCTTTGATCCGGACGATGGAGGTCGTGCTTCAAAAGGCACAAAACCTGCTTGCTTCATCGAGAAACCTGAACGCAAAACCCGGAATTACCATTACAATTGCCGGACCGCCCAACGTGGGAAAGTCCACGCTGTTCAATGCGCTTCTCGGGTGGGAACGGGCCATCGTTCATACGGAGCCCGGGACCACCCGGGACCATCTGGAAGAAAATCTTGAAATCCGGGGAGTTCCTGTGACGCTTCAGGATACCGCCGGGGTTCGCGAAGCCTTGGATACCGTTGAGGGAGAAGGCGTGAGGAGGACGAAAAATCTTCTGGAGGGATCGGACGCCGTCCTCTTTGTTGTGGACTCCACGGTGTGGACCCCGGAAACAGAAGCCCTGTGGGAATCTTTACTTCCTTCGAAAAAGCTTCTCATCTGGAATAAGGTGGATCTCTCGGCTCCTCCGGAATCCGTTGCAGGAATATCTTTAGCAGCGTCGGCTCTTCAGCGAATCGGCATCGAGGCGGTTCAGGAAAAGATCTCTTCCTGGATCGAAGATCTCGTCGAAACATGGTCCCAGTACACGTATGCGTTGAATCAAAGGCAAAAACAGGCATTGGAGACCTTTGTCGCGCGGCTGAATGACGCTATTGAGGGTGTCGATTCGAACCGGGGAGAAGAGGAAATCGCCTTTCTGATCCAGGAGGGTGTGGATCCTCTCTCTGCCCTCCTGGGGGAAATTACCCCCGATGAGGTCTTTCAGCGGGTCTTTTCGACCTTCTGTATCGGAAAATGA
- a CDS encoding SurA N-terminal domain-containing protein — MREEFKKLQWALYLVILAFIVLIFASWGSGGRLGGSELSGDVVLQVGSTSVTAQEFYKIYQRQVDLYRQIYRDNFNPEMLRSMNVAGQVINQIVEREILANQAVKAGIQISNDDVFEEIMTIPAFKDEQDQFVGKDRYVRILQANRMEASTFEADLRKDLLVQKYRQLLKDSLVIPEMDIREEYMKQSVSSTVNYLFVQDSIFESQVTVTEEDLTVYYESHRDEFDRPERRKITYLLADLVKIKPTIPVDDAAITTYYETHQDEFRQEEQVEARHILIKTDSRSEEEALARAQKVKKDIDGGMDFAEAAKKYSEDPSNAQTGGNLGFFGRGRMVPPFEEAAFSLPVGTVSDPVKTSFGYHIIEVMSHKNEGVRPLAEVEFMIRDRLSRDRAEEAARLKAQDIYASLAGKETLTDDELRSIADSDPVLTFNTTDFFADGDTVPGIGKNDEFMSAVFSAEMTVGKITAPIKIGRGYAICRLASVEAAGVPPLENIKDQVTASVRKKMAHEKGQERLLEMIAGGSDLDGLARAFNLKIKEDQQVRYLSPIPILGNKKTLHDTLANVQVGVLTDPMDVNNGWALFVVKERKALDTEDYDKQKDSIRDRLKDQQVTSLIRAAVDSLKEETKIIVNQEYLARLS; from the coding sequence ATGCGCGAAGAGTTTAAAAAGCTCCAGTGGGCGCTCTACCTTGTTATCCTTGCCTTTATCGTTCTCATCTTTGCGTCGTGGGGATCAGGGGGACGATTGGGTGGTAGTGAGCTCAGCGGTGATGTGGTTCTCCAGGTGGGTTCCACTTCCGTGACTGCGCAGGAGTTTTACAAGATCTACCAGAGGCAGGTTGATCTATACCGGCAGATTTATCGGGACAACTTCAACCCGGAAATGCTTCGAAGCATGAATGTGGCCGGTCAGGTAATCAACCAGATCGTTGAACGGGAAATTCTTGCCAACCAGGCTGTGAAAGCCGGAATTCAGATCAGCAATGATGATGTGTTCGAAGAGATTATGACCATTCCTGCCTTCAAGGACGAACAGGATCAATTTGTCGGGAAGGATCGGTACGTTCGCATTCTCCAGGCCAACCGTATGGAGGCTTCCACCTTTGAAGCCGACCTCCGAAAAGACCTTCTTGTACAGAAATATCGACAGCTTCTGAAAGATTCTCTCGTGATTCCCGAAATGGATATTCGCGAAGAGTACATGAAGCAAAGCGTCTCCTCGACGGTGAATTATCTCTTTGTTCAGGATTCGATCTTTGAATCCCAGGTAACCGTAACGGAAGAGGACCTTACAGTTTATTACGAGAGTCACCGGGACGAATTTGACAGGCCGGAGCGGAGAAAGATCACCTATCTCCTTGCAGACCTGGTCAAGATCAAGCCCACGATTCCCGTGGACGATGCTGCGATTACAACTTATTATGAAACTCATCAGGACGAGTTCCGCCAGGAAGAGCAGGTGGAGGCACGACATATCCTGATCAAAACCGATTCGCGTTCCGAGGAAGAAGCTCTGGCCCGGGCACAAAAGGTCAAAAAAGATATTGATGGAGGGATGGATTTCGCAGAGGCGGCGAAAAAATATTCGGAAGACCCGTCCAATGCACAGACCGGCGGGAACCTGGGATTTTTCGGTCGGGGCCGAATGGTTCCTCCCTTTGAAGAAGCGGCCTTCTCCCTGCCCGTCGGTACGGTATCCGATCCGGTAAAGACCTCTTTTGGATATCACATCATTGAGGTCATGAGCCACAAAAATGAAGGTGTCCGCCCTCTGGCGGAAGTTGAATTTATGATTCGAGATCGCCTGAGCCGGGATCGTGCCGAAGAGGCCGCCCGTCTCAAGGCGCAGGATATTTACGCCTCTCTGGCCGGGAAGGAAACGCTTACCGATGATGAACTTCGGTCCATTGCGGACAGCGATCCTGTCCTCACATTTAATACCACCGATTTCTTTGCGGACGGCGATACCGTTCCCGGAATCGGTAAAAATGACGAGTTTATGAGTGCCGTATTTTCCGCCGAGATGACGGTGGGCAAGATCACAGCGCCCATCAAGATCGGACGGGGATATGCCATCTGCCGTCTTGCGTCGGTTGAAGCTGCCGGGGTTCCGCCGCTGGAAAATATTAAAGATCAGGTGACAGCCAGTGTCCGGAAGAAGATGGCTCATGAAAAGGGACAGGAACGTCTTCTGGAGATGATAGCGGGAGGGTCCGACCTGGATGGTCTGGCCCGGGCCTTCAACCTTAAGATTAAAGAGGATCAACAGGTCCGTTATCTCTCGCCCATTCCCATTCTGGGAAACAAGAAGACTCTCCACGATACGCTGGCCAATGTACAGGTGGGCGTTTTGACCGACCCGATGGATGTCAATAATGGCTGGGCACTCTTTGTGGTGAAGGAGAGGAAGGCCCTTGACACAGAGGACTATGATAAGCAGAAGGATTCCATTCGGGACCGTCTGAAGGACCAGCAGGTTACCTCACTCATTCGTGCCGCCGTAGATTCACTGAAAGAAGAGACAAAAATTATTGTTAACCAGGAGTACCTGGCCCGACTCTCCTGA
- a CDS encoding polymer-forming cytoskeletal protein: protein MARSGELNGFLDEGCLIEGSVTFQDTLRVDGKIKGTIISQKDLIIGPSGFVEGEIHVGVLQVSGTVRGKVKVSGKIFIHRGGKVFADIDTPSLIIEEGAVFQGACSMNGAGNQQHTRPEPEQKG from the coding sequence ATGGCAAGAAGCGGTGAACTCAACGGCTTTCTTGATGAAGGATGTCTGATCGAAGGTTCTGTCACCTTTCAGGATACACTCCGGGTTGATGGGAAGATCAAGGGAACGATCATCAGCCAGAAAGATCTGATTATCGGGCCTTCCGGATTTGTCGAGGGTGAGATCCACGTTGGTGTTCTGCAGGTATCGGGGACGGTGCGGGGTAAGGTAAAAGTATCGGGAAAGATCTTTATCCACAGAGGAGGAAAGGTCTTTGCCGATATCGATACTCCCAGCCTGATTATCGAGGAAGGAGCCGTTTTTCAGGGCGCCTGTTCGATGAACGGTGCCGGAAATCAGCAGCACACACGGCCCGAACCAGAACAAAAGGGTTGA
- the mnmG gene encoding tRNA uridine-5-carboxymethylaminomethyl(34) synthesis enzyme MnmG, with protein sequence MKPYDLIVVGGGHAGIEAAHAAARMGAQTLLISMSLDGLGKMSCNPAIGGVSKGNLVVELDALGGIMPLAADACSIQTRILNRSRGPAVRGLRAQEDRDAYSRWMKVHLVRIPGLIVRQGVVSALSVKGGKIQGVEVLGEGFIPSRAVILTTGTFLRGLIHIGLEHYPAGRASEPPSTHLAESLERIGIRLGRLKTGTPPRVLKSSINLEILERQNGERDTPPFSIRSRSRSSRQVPCYITYTSERVHDIVRNNIQYSPMYAGVIEGRGPRYCPSIEDKVMKFPHHRRHQIFIEPEGWKDPEVYLNGVSTNLPLPVQEEMIHAIPGMERAVIVRPGYAIEYDFADPAQLQHTLEVREVQNLYLAGQINGTSGYEEAACLGFLAGVNAVLSLRGEEPLVLRRDEAYMGVMVDDLVLKGVDEPYRMMTARAEFRLHLGYQTAYRRLVSHAERLSIMTKRTLNSVKQREADITEAVRELEILPVTPGAEMKQRVMEEYGINLQKETTAAGLFRRVRGELSRMLRLLGQPAEETGDFLERISYDLIYRHYAEKQGQLMEDLKKWESMSIPIDLKYETIQGLSMEMVERLSHTRPGTLAQAMRIPGVTPSAITALYVYLRSN encoded by the coding sequence ATGAAACCCTATGACCTGATTGTCGTCGGGGGCGGGCACGCCGGAATTGAAGCGGCACACGCGGCTGCACGAATGGGTGCACAGACCCTGTTGATATCAATGAGCCTGGATGGTCTCGGAAAGATGTCCTGCAACCCGGCAATTGGAGGCGTATCCAAAGGGAATCTGGTTGTGGAGCTGGATGCCCTGGGGGGAATCATGCCCCTCGCAGCCGATGCCTGCTCCATCCAGACCCGAATTCTGAATCGATCCCGAGGGCCTGCGGTTCGCGGCCTCAGAGCCCAGGAGGATCGGGATGCCTACTCCCGCTGGATGAAGGTCCACCTGGTTCGGATTCCCGGTCTCATCGTCCGGCAGGGCGTGGTATCTGCACTATCGGTCAAGGGCGGAAAAATTCAGGGAGTGGAGGTGCTGGGAGAGGGGTTTATCCCATCCCGGGCCGTGATCCTGACAACCGGCACATTCCTGCGGGGGTTGATTCACATTGGCCTTGAGCACTATCCCGCCGGGCGTGCGAGTGAACCTCCCTCCACGCATCTCGCGGAAAGCCTCGAGCGGATCGGAATTCGTCTCGGACGTTTGAAGACGGGAACGCCGCCTCGTGTATTGAAAAGCAGTATCAATCTCGAAATACTTGAACGCCAGAACGGGGAAAGGGATACCCCGCCATTTTCCATAAGGTCACGGTCCCGATCGTCCAGGCAGGTTCCGTGTTACATCACCTACACCAGCGAGCGGGTCCACGATATTGTGCGGAACAATATCCAATACAGTCCCATGTACGCGGGTGTAATCGAGGGCCGGGGCCCGAGATATTGTCCTTCCATTGAAGACAAGGTCATGAAGTTCCCCCACCATCGGCGCCACCAGATCTTTATTGAGCCTGAAGGATGGAAAGACCCGGAAGTCTATCTGAATGGTGTCTCTACCAATCTTCCGCTTCCTGTTCAGGAAGAGATGATCCACGCCATCCCCGGTATGGAACGTGCCGTTATTGTTCGCCCCGGTTATGCCATCGAGTACGATTTTGCCGATCCCGCGCAGCTGCAGCACACATTGGAAGTACGAGAGGTTCAGAACCTTTACCTCGCCGGACAGATTAACGGGACATCCGGATACGAAGAAGCGGCGTGCCTGGGTTTTCTTGCGGGGGTCAATGCTGTTCTTTCCCTCCGGGGAGAGGAGCCTCTGGTCCTTCGCAGGGATGAGGCTTATATGGGAGTTATGGTTGACGATCTTGTCCTCAAAGGCGTGGATGAGCCTTACCGTATGATGACGGCCCGGGCCGAATTCCGCCTCCATCTGGGATATCAAACGGCCTACCGGAGGCTCGTTTCCCACGCGGAACGTCTGAGCATTATGACGAAGCGTACGTTGAATTCTGTGAAACAGCGGGAAGCGGATATTACGGAAGCCGTACGCGAACTCGAGATCCTTCCGGTCACGCCCGGCGCCGAAATGAAACAGCGTGTCATGGAAGAGTATGGGATAAACCTTCAAAAGGAAACGACGGCCGCCGGCCTTTTTCGTCGGGTGCGGGGGGAACTTTCGCGCATGCTTCGACTTCTCGGTCAGCCCGCCGAAGAAACCGGGGACTTCCTGGAGCGCATTTCCTATGATCTGATTTACCGTCATTATGCGGAGAAACAGGGCCAGCTCATGGAGGACCTGAAAAAATGGGAATCGATGTCGATCCCGATCGATCTGAAATATGAAACCATCCAGGGACTTTCCATGGAAATGGTGGAGAGACTTTCACATACACGACCCGGCACCCTGGCTCAGGCCATGCGGATTCCGGGAGTGACTCCTTCCGCGATCACGGCTCTCTATGTCTACCTCCGATCGAATTAA
- a CDS encoding ParB/RepB/Spo0J family partition protein: protein MKRNALGRGLASLIPEGEGALSQSIRLVDINSIVPNPYQPRMKMGKEELQSLSESLQRNGMIQPVLVTRGEKGFTLVAGERRYQAAKSLGWKTVPAIIKDLSTPLELLEVALIENLQREDLDPIEEARAYVTLKEEFNLTQEEIAKRVGRSRAAVANSLRLLDLPDEIQSLLRDGALTAGHARTLLREGSEEAQIKLAHAMMGEGWTVRESERRIRERKPRKKPRDLFVVDAEERLMQVYKTRIEIRRRGKRGMIRLHFHSEDELIRIVDTLMGGRYGKKR, encoded by the coding sequence ATGAAACGCAATGCTCTGGGCCGGGGACTCGCGTCACTGATTCCTGAGGGTGAGGGTGCTCTCTCTCAGAGTATCCGTCTCGTGGACATCAACTCCATTGTTCCCAACCCCTATCAGCCACGTATGAAGATGGGAAAAGAGGAACTGCAGTCGCTTTCGGAAAGCCTGCAGCGAAACGGGATGATTCAGCCCGTACTCGTCACAAGAGGCGAGAAAGGATTTACCCTTGTGGCCGGTGAACGCCGGTATCAGGCGGCGAAGAGTCTGGGGTGGAAAACTGTTCCTGCCATCATCAAGGATCTCTCCACCCCTCTTGAGCTGCTGGAAGTTGCCCTTATTGAAAATCTTCAACGGGAAGATCTGGATCCCATTGAAGAAGCAAGAGCCTATGTGACACTGAAAGAAGAATTCAATCTCACCCAGGAAGAGATTGCGAAGCGGGTGGGACGCAGCCGTGCTGCCGTTGCCAACAGTCTCAGGTTGCTGGATCTCCCGGACGAGATCCAGTCCCTTCTTCGAGATGGAGCCCTGACTGCCGGGCACGCCAGAACTCTTCTCAGGGAAGGCTCTGAAGAAGCTCAGATTAAGCTGGCTCACGCCATGATGGGCGAAGGGTGGACCGTCCGGGAATCGGAACGGAGAATCCGTGAAAGAAAACCCAGGAAGAAACCCCGGGATCTTTTTGTGGTGGATGCTGAAGAACGTTTGATGCAGGTGTATAAAACGCGGATTGAGATCCGTCGACGCGGGAAACGGGGTATGATACGATTACATTTTCACTCGGAAGATGAGTTGATCCGAATCGTGGATACGCTAATGGGAGGACGTTATGGCAAGAAGCGGTGA
- the ruvA gene encoding Holliday junction branch migration protein RuvA codes for MIASLCGEIQTLTPSACILRVGGVGYFCHIPFSTFRAIKDRPSPVTLWTHTHVREDILALYGFATESEREVFQRLIALNGVGPKVALCVLSGLGAEEIVRAVQNQDVAVLASIPGIGPKTANRIIFELKGKLDDTLPGTPSSSMRSDALSALENLGYRSIQAARAVDAVLQRSGDMDLEGILVEALKDLSR; via the coding sequence ATGATCGCATCCCTTTGCGGCGAAATCCAGACCCTGACTCCCTCCGCCTGTATCCTTCGGGTGGGGGGAGTTGGTTATTTCTGCCATATTCCCTTTTCGACCTTTCGTGCCATCAAGGACCGCCCTTCCCCGGTGACCCTGTGGACCCACACCCACGTCCGGGAGGACATCCTGGCCCTTTATGGCTTTGCGACGGAATCGGAACGGGAAGTCTTTCAGCGACTCATCGCCCTGAACGGAGTGGGTCCAAAAGTGGCTCTCTGCGTCCTGTCCGGCCTGGGTGCGGAGGAGATCGTTCGAGCGGTGCAAAACCAGGACGTGGCCGTTCTTGCTTCCATTCCAGGCATCGGTCCCAAGACAGCCAATCGGATCATCTTTGAACTCAAAGGCAAGCTTGACGATACACTGCCGGGGACTCCGTCATCTTCTATGAGATCCGATGCCCTTTCCGCTCTTGAGAATCTCGGGTATCGCTCCATTCAGGCTGCCCGGGCTGTAGATGCAGTCCTCCAGCGGAGTGGAGATATGGATCTGGAAGGAATCCTGGTGGAAGCTCTGAAGGATCTTTCCCGCTGA